A single Phragmites australis chromosome 4, lpPhrAust1.1, whole genome shotgun sequence DNA region contains:
- the LOC133915498 gene encoding CBS domain-containing protein CBSX3, mitochondrial-like: protein MQRAMQAIGSHGNVLKSAVLRHISAPKPAMLPAAFSRFMSVSSASLEESGFETTTVADVLKSKGKGADGSWLWCTTEDSVYDAVKSMTQHNVGALVVLKPGQDKSIAGIVTERDYLRKIIVQGRSSKSTKVGDIMTEENKLITVKPDTRALQAMQLMTENRIRHIPVIDDTGMLGMVSIGDVVRAVVTEHREELNRLNDYIQGGY from the exons ATGCAACGAGCAATGCAAGCCATTGGGTCACATGGCAATGTGCTTAAATCTGCTGTTCTACGGCACATCAGTGCTCCGAAACCAGCTATGCTACCTGCTGCGTTTTCGCGCTTCATGTCAGTTTCTTCTGCTAGCCTAGAGGAGAGTGGATTTGAAACCACCACTGTTGCAGATGTTTTGAAGTCTAAAGGGAAGGGTGCTGATGGATCTTGGCTCTGGTGCACCACAGAGGACAGCGTCTACGATGCTGTCAAATCG ATGACGCAACACAATGTGGGAGCTCTGGTGGTCCTTAAACCTGGACAAGATAAATCAATAGCTGGCATTGTTACTGAGAGAG ATTATCTCCGGAAAATCATAGTTCAGGGACGATCTTCCAAGTCAACTAAAGTTGGAGACATCATGACTGAAGAG AACAAGCTGATCACGGTGAAACCTGATACCAGAGCCCTGCAAGCAATGCAGCTGATGACAG AGAATCGTATCAGACACATCCCGGTGATCGACGACACAGGGATGCTGGGGATGGTCTCCATCGGTGACGTCGTCCGCGCTGTGGTCACCGAGCACAGGGAGGAGCTGAACCGGCTCAACGACTACATCCAGGGGGGCTACTAG
- the LOC133915501 gene encoding uncharacterized protein LOC133915501, giving the protein MAAAPPVRGYGPAASSSVVLSPRLRARMPASFTPVTTRPPASVRLRAAVADAPRGLQPQRREEREVGLLKSVFGRGEDEVVEKVGEEKVEGWMRESIAEIVRNIGEAPFLVHLFSSDDGGERMTMQREPAAPESWKDVRRRWGPGGQRRPDGIILVEQVAAAAADGGASATEAARQVWGLVVQARGMECASCYVLNTCRVRSSAGFCTHFCLARAQCFGDPVELQLRNAWLNRLSVRR; this is encoded by the coding sequence atggcggcggcgcctcccgtGCGGGGTTACGGTCCGGCGGCGTCGTCGTCGGTGGTGCTGTCGCCGCGGCTGCGGGCGCGGATGCCGGCGTCCTTCACGCCCGTGACGACGCGGCCGCCGGCGTCGGTGCGTCTGCGCGCGGCGGTCGCGGACGCGCCCCGCGGGCTGCAGCCCCAGCGGCGGGAGGAGCGGGAGGTGGGGCTGTTGAAGAGCGTTTTTGGTAGAGGAGAGGATGAGGTGGTGGAGAAGGTTGGGGAGGAAAAGGTGGAGGGGTGGATGCGGGAGTCGATCGCAGAGATCGTGCGGAACATCGGGGAGGCGCCGTTCCTAGTGCACCTGTTCAGCAGCGACGACGGCGGGGAGCGCATGACGATGCAGAGGGAGCCCGCGGCGCCGGAGAGCTGGAAGGACGTGCGGCGCCGGTGGGGACCGGGCGGGCAGCGGCGGCCGGACGGGATCATCCTGGTGGAGCaggtggccgccgcggcggcggacggAGGCGCCTCCGCCACGGAGGCAGCGCGGCAGGTGTGGGGGCTGGTGGTGCAGGCGCGCGGGATGGAGTGCGCTTCGTGCTACGTGCTCAACACCTGCCGCGTGCGCTCCTCGGCGGGGTTCTGCACGCACTTCTGCCTCGCCCGGGCGCAGTGCTTCGGCGACCCCGTCGAGCTCCAGCTCCGCAACGCCTGGCTCAACCGCCTCTCCGTCCGCCGATAG
- the LOC133915500 gene encoding GEM-like protein 1, whose translation MAASSWAAPPPGYPQGHGSNQHLAAPQPQATAVAVTAASNGVGNPYVVVTPASATAPSTCQTVMKALGRYGKLLEDGTRKAADATGNIWHHLRTAPNMADAAVARLAQGTKVYAEGGHDRVFHQTFGAMPGEQLRKAYACYLSTSAGPVIGTLYLSTARLAFCSDSPLCYQGPAGQPLECMYYKVLLPLNQVRSVNPSASIRNRAERYIQITTTDNHEFWFMGFVNYDKALKNLYEALQHRDVHDHHRS comes from the exons ATGGCGGCGTCGTCGTGGGCTGCTCCGCCGCCGGGGTACCCGCAAGGGCACGGCAGTAACCAGCATCTGGCCGCGCCGCAGCCGCAGGCCACGGCCGTGGCCGTGACTGCGGCGAGCAACGGCGTGGGCAACCCCTACGTGGTCGTCACCCCCGCGTCCGCGACCGCGCCGTCCACCTGCCAGA CCGTCATGAAGGCGCTGGGCCGGTACGGCAAGCTACTGGAGGACGGCACCCGCAAGGCCGCCGACGCCACCGGCAACATCTGGCACCACC TCCGGACGGCGCCGAACATGGCGGACGCGGCGGTGGCACGGCTGGCGCAGGGGACGAAGGTGTACGCGGAGGGCGGGCACGACAGGGTGTTCCACCAGACGTTCGGCGCCATGCCGGGGGAGCAGCTACGCAAGGCCTACGCCTGCTACCTCTCCACCTCGGCTGGCCCCGTCATCGGCACGCTCTACCTCTCCACGGCGCGCCTCGCCTTCTGCAGCGACAGCCCGCTTTGCTACCAGGGCCCCGCCGGCCAGCCGCTCGAGTGCATGTACTACAAG GTGCTGCTTCCCCTGAACCAGGTGAGGTCAGTGAACCCTTCTGCCAGCATACGCAACCGGGCGGAGAGGTACATCCAGATCACGACCACGGATAACCACGAGTTCTGGTTCATGGGGTTCGTGAATTACGACAAGGCTCTGAAGAATCTCTACGAAGCCCTGCAGCACCGCGATGTCCACGACCACCACCGCAGCTGA
- the LOC133915502 gene encoding ATP synthase delta chain, chloroplastic-like, whose product MNILNQPINPGGHPVFPAAKDSGQLMPASVRFDGVPAQPSTAAAGWSHAHSPRWQAQTLRRASSYVGIERDGATAVPAAAPAPPFKPLTLDFLRSLLDRDGGVSSVAEAEGGAAPPAPPPQLLALRVVVTSAVELEAPQTELIARKMRRITGFVNLTVENVVDPSLIAGFIICYGTGDSHVIDLSVKGQLAALKNRVDSIDQSAHALGNLHH is encoded by the coding sequence ATGAACATCTTGAACCAGCCCATCAACCCCGGCGGCCACCCGGTGTTCCCAGCGGCCAAGGACAGCGGCCAGCTGATGCCGGCCTCGGTGCGCTTCGACGGCGTGCCGGCGCAGCCGAGCACGGCGGCCGCGGGGTGGTCCCACGCGCACTCCCCAAGGTGGCAGGCGCAGACGCTGCGCCGGGCCAGCAGCTACGTCGGCATCGAGCGCGACGGGGCCACCGCCGTCCCAGCCGCTGCCCCTGCGCCGCCGTTCAAGCCGCTCACGCTCGACTTCCTGCGGTCGCTCCTGGACAGGGACGGCGGCGTGAGCTCCGTCGCGGAAGCCGAGGGCGGCGCCGCGCCGCCAGCACCTCCGCCGCAGCTGCTCGCGCTGAGGGTGGTCGTGACCTCCGCAGTGGAGCTGGAGGCGCCCCAGACCGAGCTCATCGCGCGCAAGATGCGCCGGATAACCGGGTTTGTGAACCTCACGGTTGAGAACGTCGTGGACCCGTCGCTGATCGCCGGCTTCATCATCTGCTACGGCACCGGTGACTCTCACGTCATCGACCTCAGCGTCAAGGGCCAGCTTGCCGCGCTCAAGAACCGCGTCGACTCCATCGACCAGAGCGCCCACGCCCTCGGAAATCTACACCACTGA